In the Dehalococcoidia bacterium genome, one interval contains:
- a CDS encoding DUF6760 family protein, whose amino-acid sequence MTYPQDRLAEEVAYIAYHFHWPLDYILGLEHADRIEWAKQISRINERMNEESTSLTLNQL is encoded by the coding sequence GTGACCTACCCGCAGGACAGGCTTGCGGAGGAGGTCGCGTACATCGCCTACCACTTCCACTGGCCGCTGGACTACATCCTCGGCCTCGAGCACGCCGACCGCATCGAGTGGGCGAAGCAGATTAGCCGGATCAACGAGCGAATGAACGAGGAAAGCACGAGCCTGACGCTGAACCAGTTGTGA
- a CDS encoding phage tail assembly protein, producing the protein MLQTEFDFTLPRGYIDRNGTIHRKGRMRLATALDEIAPLRDPRVRQNQAYHTIILLARVVTHLGTLPAIDTGVIEGLFTADLAFLQELYRTKNELADPDAGMVRCPSCGDEFVPFTTAEEVPAAAAPLA; encoded by the coding sequence ATGTTGCAGACCGAGTTCGACTTCACGCTGCCCAGGGGGTACATCGACCGTAACGGCACCATCCACCGGAAGGGCCGGATGCGGCTGGCGACGGCGCTGGACGAAATCGCCCCGTTGCGCGATCCGAGGGTGCGCCAGAACCAGGCCTACCACACGATCATCCTCCTGGCGCGCGTGGTCACTCATCTGGGCACCCTGCCGGCGATCGACACCGGCGTGATCGAGGGCCTCTTCACAGCGGACCTGGCGTTCTTGCAGGAGCTGTACCGGACCAAGAACGAGCTCGCCGATCCCGACGCCGGTATGGTGCGTTGCCCGAGTTGCGGCGACGAGTTCGTGCCATTCACGACGGCGGAGGAGGTGCCCGCGGCAGCCGCCCCTTTAGCCTAG
- a CDS encoding phage tail protein, which translates to MPRLAFEGLKDPQVVHHFALEVQGIEECTFREASGFESSHDVIEHREVGRGGKQFISKQPGNLKWADIVLKKGVTDSMELFKWRQQVVDGKLAEARKSGSIVLYNSENQAIARFDFVRGWPSKWKGPDVNTTNNAAAIEEITISHEGLVRSA; encoded by the coding sequence ATGCCAAGACTCGCTTTCGAAGGGCTCAAGGACCCGCAGGTCGTCCACCACTTCGCGCTCGAGGTGCAGGGCATCGAGGAGTGCACCTTCCGCGAGGCGAGCGGGTTCGAGAGCAGCCACGACGTGATCGAACACCGCGAGGTAGGACGGGGCGGCAAGCAGTTCATCAGCAAGCAGCCCGGCAACCTGAAGTGGGCGGACATCGTCCTCAAGAAGGGCGTCACCGACTCGATGGAGCTGTTCAAGTGGCGGCAACAGGTCGTCGACGGCAAGCTCGCCGAGGCGCGCAAGAGCGGCTCCATCGTGCTCTACAACTCGGAGAACCAGGCGATCGCGCGATTCGACTTCGTCCGCGGCTGGCCGTCTAAGTGGAAGGGACCGGACGTCAACACGACCAACAACGCCGCCGCGATCGAAGAGATCACAATCTCACACGAAGGGTTGGTCCGGTCAGCCTGA